A genomic window from Providencia alcalifaciens includes:
- a CDS encoding LysR family transcriptional regulator ArgP, translated as MKRPDYRALQALDAVIRERGFERAAQKLCITQSAVSQRIKQLENLFGQPLLVRTVPPHPTEQGQKLLALLHQVELLEEQWLGDENSGSTPLLLSLAVNADSLATWFLPALNPVLGNTPIRLNIQVEDETRTQERLRRGEVVGAISIQPQALPGCLVDKLGALDYIFVASPAFAAKYFPEGVTRASLLKAPAVAFDHLDDMHQAFVQQNFGLSPGSVPCHIVNSSEAFVQLAKQGSTCCMIPHLQIASELEKGELIDLTPGLCQRRMLYWHRFAPESRTMKKVTDALLKTGRQMLKQDDEIAAEINA; from the coding sequence ATGAAGCGCCCTGATTATCGCGCCTTGCAAGCACTGGATGCCGTCATTCGTGAACGCGGATTTGAACGAGCAGCACAAAAATTGTGTATCACCCAATCTGCGGTTTCTCAACGAATCAAACAGTTAGAAAACCTTTTTGGTCAACCTTTACTCGTGCGTACCGTTCCACCACATCCGACTGAACAAGGCCAAAAGCTGCTAGCACTGCTTCATCAAGTAGAATTACTCGAAGAACAGTGGCTTGGGGATGAAAATAGTGGCTCTACCCCATTATTGCTCTCCTTAGCGGTAAACGCCGATAGCTTGGCAACCTGGTTCTTACCTGCATTAAATCCCGTGCTGGGCAACACCCCTATTCGCTTGAATATCCAAGTGGAAGATGAAACCCGTACCCAAGAGCGTTTAAGACGTGGTGAAGTGGTCGGTGCTATCAGTATTCAGCCACAAGCATTACCGGGCTGTTTAGTCGATAAGCTGGGCGCACTGGACTATATTTTTGTAGCTTCTCCTGCCTTTGCCGCTAAATACTTCCCTGAAGGTGTTACTCGCGCATCGTTATTAAAAGCGCCAGCCGTGGCTTTTGACCACTTAGATGATATGCACCAAGCTTTTGTTCAACAAAATTTTGGTTTATCTCCGGGAAGCGTGCCCTGCCATATCGTTAACTCATCAGAAGCCTTTGTACAACTAGCAAAACAGGGTTCAACATGCTGTATGATCCCGCATTTACAAATTGCCAGTGAATTAGAAAAGGGTGAGCTGATTGATTTAACGCCGGGGCTCTGCCAGCGCCGTATGCTTTATTGGCATCGTTTTGCGCCAGAAAGTCGCACAATGAAGAAAGTGACTGACGCCCTGCTCAAAACAGGACGCCAGATGCTAAAACAAGATGATGAAATTGCTGCCGAAATTAACGCTTAA
- a CDS encoding oxidative stress defense protein, translating into MKLKSIVAAALLAGLAVPTMSLASAVPEGPHISTSASGAVKVAPDMATLSINVQVTNKDAAAAKAAVDKRVAEYYEFLKKNGIEKQDIEAANVRTQPNYDYSSSAKASLKGYTATRTVEVKVKKLDQLNILLDGALAAGLNEINSVQFGVNDPQKYRNAARDQAMKNAQQQAEALAKGFNAQLGAIYSINYNAPSDAPYPMAMRSRGGSLKAVAQDLKVDETYEQQSIDFNDQVDVVFEIKR; encoded by the coding sequence GTGAAATTGAAATCTATCGTTGCTGCTGCCCTGCTGGCAGGTCTTGCGGTACCAACCATGTCATTGGCAAGTGCCGTACCAGAGGGGCCGCATATTTCAACGTCAGCAAGTGGTGCTGTGAAAGTCGCGCCAGATATGGCGACGCTGAGCATTAATGTGCAAGTGACGAATAAAGATGCTGCAGCTGCGAAAGCTGCCGTTGATAAGCGTGTTGCTGAATACTATGAATTCCTAAAGAAAAATGGGATTGAAAAGCAAGATATTGAAGCTGCCAATGTGCGTACGCAACCAAACTATGATTATAGTTCGTCTGCAAAAGCATCCTTAAAAGGCTATACCGCAACAAGAACGGTTGAAGTCAAAGTGAAAAAATTGGATCAACTGAATATTCTGCTCGATGGCGCATTAGCAGCAGGATTGAATGAAATCAATTCAGTCCAATTTGGCGTGAATGATCCACAAAAATATCGTAATGCGGCGCGTGATCAAGCGATGAAGAATGCTCAACAGCAGGCTGAAGCATTGGCTAAAGGGTTTAATGCGCAGTTAGGGGCGATTTACAGTATTAATTATAATGCCCCATCAGATGCGCCATACCCAATGGCGATGCGCAGCCGTGGTGGTTCGTTGAAAGCAGTTGCTCAAGATCTCAAAGTTGATGAGACCTATGAGCAACAAAGTATTGATTTTAATGATCAAGTCGATGTGGTTTTTGAAATTAAGCGTTAA
- the argO gene encoding arginine exporter ArgO: MFTIYFQGALLGAAMILPLGPQNAFVLQQGSRKQFHLMSALLCALSDTILIIAGVFGGSALLSQSELLMALITWAGVAFLAWYGYGAFRTAMTPNDAVLQLESKMMTRWKVIVTLFAVTWLNPHVYLDTFVVLGSVGGQLESQLRPWFTAGALTASFVWFFLLAILAAWFSPILNKPRSQRFINLFVGCVMWFIAFQLAIHGLSY; encoded by the coding sequence ATGTTTACGATTTATTTTCAGGGAGCGCTGTTAGGAGCAGCAATGATATTACCTTTGGGGCCACAAAATGCGTTTGTATTGCAACAAGGTAGCCGCAAACAATTTCATTTGATGAGTGCATTATTATGTGCACTAAGTGACACGATTTTAATCATTGCTGGTGTATTTGGCGGTAGTGCCTTATTAAGCCAGTCTGAGTTATTGATGGCGTTAATTACATGGGCTGGAGTCGCTTTCTTAGCGTGGTATGGCTATGGTGCGTTTCGTACAGCCATGACCCCAAATGATGCAGTGCTACAGTTAGAAAGTAAAATGATGACGCGCTGGAAAGTGATTGTGACTTTATTTGCTGTCACTTGGCTGAATCCTCATGTGTACTTGGATACATTTGTGGTGTTAGGCAGTGTTGGTGGGCAACTAGAGAGCCAGTTACGCCCATGGTTTACCGCAGGGGCTTTGACGGCTTCATTTGTGTGGTTTTTCTTATTAGCCATATTAGCCGCTTGGTTTTCTCCTATACTGAATAAACCACGTTCTCAGCGTTTTATTAACCTATTTGTCGGTTGTGTTATGTGGTTTATTGCATTTCAACTCGCTATACATGGTCTGAGTTATTAA
- the mscS gene encoding small-conductance mechanosensitive channel MscS, giving the protein MNTDDVTGALNDATNWFVANQDLLVQYVVNIVSALVILIVGLMIAKWVSRGLNRVMTLRGIDATVSEFLSAIARYTIVAFTLIAVLGKIGVQTASVIAVMGAAGLAVGLALQNSLGNFAAGVLLVVFRPLKAGEFVKIGAIDGTVQSVQIFSTTLRTADDRIVVIPNGKIIGDSIINVTREPLRRQDIMVGVAYNSDIDVVKKVLGDIVAADTRILHDKGVTIRLNEMAPSSLNYLVRFWTTNGDTWPVYWDLMENFKRALDKHNIGIPFPQMDVHLHQVNTSAKNISAE; this is encoded by the coding sequence ATGAATACTGATGATGTTACAGGCGCATTGAATGATGCAACAAATTGGTTTGTGGCAAATCAGGATCTGCTAGTCCAGTATGTCGTCAATATCGTTTCCGCACTTGTTATTTTAATTGTGGGGTTGATGATTGCTAAATGGGTTAGCCGTGGTTTGAATCGCGTGATGACATTGAGAGGGATCGATGCCACTGTTAGCGAATTCTTATCTGCTATTGCTCGCTATACCATTGTAGCATTTACCTTAATTGCTGTGCTGGGCAAAATTGGCGTACAAACGGCCTCGGTTATCGCGGTAATGGGTGCCGCCGGTTTAGCGGTGGGTTTGGCATTACAAAACTCATTAGGTAACTTTGCTGCGGGCGTTCTGCTGGTGGTATTCAGACCATTAAAAGCGGGGGAGTTTGTTAAGATTGGCGCGATTGATGGTACAGTACAAAGTGTGCAAATTTTCTCAACCACATTGAGAACGGCAGATGACCGTATCGTGGTGATCCCAAACGGTAAAATTATCGGTGACAGCATCATCAACGTGACTCGTGAGCCGCTTCGTCGTCAAGATATCATGGTCGGTGTTGCTTACAATTCTGATATTGATGTGGTTAAAAAAGTCTTGGGTGATATCGTTGCTGCTGACACGCGTATTTTGCATGATAAAGGCGTGACTATCCGTTTAAATGAAATGGCACCATCTTCATTAAACTATTTAGTACGTTTCTGGACAACGAACGGCGATACTTGGCCGGTTTATTGGGATTTAATGGAAAACTTTAAGCGTGCTCTTGATAAGCACAATATTGGTATTCCATTCCCACAAATGGATGTTCATCTTCACCAAGTTAATACCAGCGCAAAAAATATTTCTGCGGAATAA